A part of Polynucleobacter sp. MG-Unter2-18 genomic DNA contains:
- the rpoA gene encoding DNA-directed RNA polymerase subunit alpha encodes MQTNLLKPKIISVEALTANQAKVVMEPFERGYGHTLGNALRRVLLSSMVGYAPTEVAIAGVVHEYSTLDGVQEDVVNLLLNLKGIVFKLQSRDEVTINLRKEGPGVVTAKDIDLPHDVEIINPDHVIAHLSAGGKLDMQIKVEKGRGYVPGNMRQYHDETTKIIGRIVLDASFSPVSRVSYAVESARVEQRTDLDRLVMTIETNGVLSPEEAIRQAATILVDQLVVFAALESSEVSGDLAPSRSSMVDPMLMRPVDDLELTVRSANCLKAENIYYIGDLIQRTENELLKTPNLGRKSLNEIKDVLAARGLSLGMKLESWPPANLEK; translated from the coding sequence ATGCAAACAAATTTGCTCAAGCCAAAAATTATTTCTGTTGAAGCGCTTACTGCCAACCAAGCTAAGGTTGTTATGGAGCCATTCGAGCGTGGTTATGGCCACACACTCGGTAATGCATTACGTCGTGTTTTGTTGTCCTCAATGGTTGGTTATGCACCAACTGAAGTAGCAATCGCTGGTGTTGTTCATGAATACTCCACATTAGATGGCGTTCAAGAGGATGTAGTTAACCTTTTGTTGAACCTCAAAGGTATCGTATTTAAGTTGCAGTCACGTGATGAAGTGACCATCAATTTGCGTAAAGAAGGCCCAGGCGTCGTTACAGCAAAAGATATCGACTTGCCACACGATGTAGAAATCATTAATCCTGATCACGTTATCGCTCACTTGTCAGCTGGTGGCAAGTTGGATATGCAGATCAAGGTTGAAAAAGGCCGTGGCTATGTACCAGGCAATATGCGTCAATACCATGACGAAACTACCAAGATTATTGGTCGTATCGTATTGGATGCCTCATTTAGCCCAGTAAGCCGTGTTAGCTATGCAGTTGAATCTGCTCGTGTTGAACAACGTACTGACCTCGATCGTCTCGTAATGACAATCGAAACAAACGGTGTATTGTCTCCTGAAGAAGCAATTCGTCAAGCCGCTACCATTTTGGTTGATCAGTTAGTTGTATTCGCAGCCCTCGAAAGCAGTGAAGTTTCTGGTGATCTTGCACCAAGCCGCTCTTCAATGGTTGATCCAATGTTGATGCGTCCGGTTGATGATCTCGAACTCACAGTGCGCTCTGCAAACTGCTTGAAGGCTGAGAACATTTACTACATCGGTGACTTGATTCAACGTACAGAAAATGAATTGTTGAAGACGCCTAATTTAGGTCGTAAGTCTTTGAACGAAATCAAAGATGTATTGGCGGCTCGTGGCTTAAGTCTTGGCATGAAACTCGAAAGCTGGCCTCCAGCTAACCTCGAGAAATAA
- the rplQ gene encoding 50S ribosomal protein L17: MRHGNGLRKLNRTSSHRLAMLRNMSNSLLEHEVIKTTLPKAKELRMVVEPLITLGKKDNLANRRLAFNRTRDRDIVTKLFTELGPRYATRPGGYLRILKFGFRHGDNAPMALVELVDRPEVEETAVAEEA, from the coding sequence ATGCGTCACGGAAACGGCTTACGCAAACTAAACAGAACATCATCACATCGCTTGGCGATGCTGCGCAACATGTCCAATTCTCTTTTGGAGCACGAAGTGATTAAAACCACTTTGCCAAAAGCTAAAGAATTGCGCATGGTTGTTGAGCCTTTGATTACCTTGGGTAAAAAAGATAACTTAGCAAACCGTCGCTTAGCATTCAATCGCACGCGCGATCGCGATATCGTGACCAAACTCTTCACAGAGCTCGGCCCACGTTACGCAACTCGTCCAGGTGGTTACCTTCGTATTTTGAAGTTTGGCTTCCGCCATGGTGATAATGCACCTATGGCTTTGGTTGAGTTGGTGGATCGTCCGGAAGTTGAAGAAACAGCAGTAGCTGAAGAGGCTTAA
- the cutA gene encoding divalent-cation tolerance protein CutA, whose protein sequence is MTPDKSTELLIVATTFASLEDAKKMALQLIEGRLAACVQIQEGMHSIYRWEGKVCEGNEVLLSAKTVADKWIDISNFIKGHHPYDLPEVIAYAPENYDAHYGKWVESEVK, encoded by the coding sequence ATGACCCCTGATAAATCTACTGAGTTATTAATTGTTGCCACCACTTTTGCATCACTAGAGGATGCAAAGAAAATGGCGCTTCAACTGATTGAGGGTCGATTAGCTGCCTGCGTACAAATTCAAGAGGGTATGCATTCAATCTATCGATGGGAAGGCAAGGTATGCGAAGGAAACGAAGTTCTGCTTTCAGCAAAGACAGTTGCAGATAAATGGATAGATATTTCTAATTTCATAAAAGGTCATCACCCCTATGATTTGCCTGAGGTGATTGCATATGCTCCTGAAAATTACGACGCGCATTATGGCAAATGGGTAGAGTCCGAGGTAAAGTAG
- the dsbD gene encoding protein-disulfide reductase DsbD gives MVISNAFAAPEFLPPEKAFQAEATWAVNTNDVELEIFPAKGYYIYQESLHFKMGSEPNKLEFVKVSLPAGIEKFDETFQKKMQVYKQAFLLTLDKKAEIGKPLYLEMELQGCAEAGICYPPMTLKFLLAGPGVKAGPIPEILDELGASKTTKKEFSLMDVWRERDDVNAISRFLDTTPTGYLFIAFFILGLALAFTPCVLPMLPILSSIVFGTQGKQSISKGRASLLAAAYVLGMACVYALAGVLMAALGGSVQRALQSPIALIGFALLLLALSGSLFGLYELRMPHSWQQKVDQLAGRHQGGSFAGAFSLGGISTLVASPCITAPLAGVLTFIAQTGSMSLGAGLLFVMALGMGLPLLFIAIEARILIPSTGIWMVWLQRTLGVLLVATAAWIASPLLQNGSDEVGKTTANGQRQHQIGKASFAVIDSSAQLDQFLAQAKEQKKLVLLDFYADWCISCKEMEINTFANPEVNQELQKFILIQADVTKNNADHQALLKRFGLFGPPGILIFDINAEELKDQRVIGYMPPQRFIERLKRALGN, from the coding sequence ATGGTGATCAGCAATGCATTTGCTGCGCCAGAATTTCTTCCTCCTGAGAAAGCATTTCAGGCTGAAGCAACGTGGGCGGTCAATACGAATGATGTTGAGTTAGAAATTTTTCCAGCTAAGGGTTATTACATCTATCAAGAGTCTCTGCATTTTAAGATGGGCTCTGAGCCCAATAAATTAGAGTTTGTAAAGGTTTCGCTCCCTGCTGGGATTGAAAAGTTTGATGAGACTTTTCAAAAGAAAATGCAGGTTTACAAGCAGGCATTTCTATTAACTCTAGATAAAAAGGCTGAAATTGGTAAGCCACTCTATCTTGAGATGGAGTTACAGGGCTGTGCTGAGGCGGGAATCTGTTATCCACCTATGACCCTGAAGTTTTTACTTGCGGGGCCAGGTGTAAAGGCCGGCCCCATACCGGAAATATTGGATGAGTTAGGAGCAAGCAAAACCACCAAAAAAGAATTTAGCTTGATGGATGTTTGGCGTGAGCGTGATGACGTCAATGCCATTAGCCGCTTCTTAGACACTACGCCAACGGGATATCTTTTCATAGCCTTCTTCATTCTGGGCTTGGCTTTGGCATTTACTCCCTGTGTTCTCCCGATGCTGCCTATCCTATCGAGCATCGTGTTTGGAACGCAAGGTAAGCAGTCCATTAGTAAGGGTCGTGCAAGCCTCTTGGCGGCGGCCTATGTACTTGGAATGGCTTGTGTCTATGCACTAGCGGGGGTCTTGATGGCTGCCCTTGGCGGGAGCGTTCAAAGAGCTCTACAAAGCCCCATAGCGCTGATTGGGTTTGCATTGCTGCTACTGGCCCTGTCAGGAAGTCTATTCGGTCTATACGAGCTCAGGATGCCCCACTCATGGCAGCAAAAGGTGGATCAATTGGCAGGACGTCATCAAGGTGGCAGCTTTGCGGGTGCTTTTTCCTTGGGTGGAATTTCCACATTAGTTGCTAGTCCTTGTATTACAGCTCCCTTAGCTGGGGTGCTCACTTTTATTGCTCAAACAGGCTCAATGAGCCTGGGTGCAGGGCTCCTTTTTGTGATGGCTTTAGGCATGGGATTGCCACTCCTGTTTATTGCCATTGAGGCTCGCATCTTAATTCCATCCACTGGTATTTGGATGGTCTGGCTACAAAGAACATTAGGCGTTTTATTGGTAGCAACTGCAGCCTGGATTGCATCTCCCTTGTTACAAAATGGCAGTGATGAGGTAGGCAAGACAACGGCTAATGGACAGCGCCAGCATCAGATTGGAAAAGCTAGTTTCGCTGTGATTGATTCCAGTGCGCAGTTGGATCAATTCTTAGCCCAAGCAAAAGAACAAAAGAAACTAGTGCTCTTAGATTTTTATGCAGACTGGTGCATCTCTTGCAAGGAGATGGAGATAAATACATTTGCTAATCCCGAAGTAAATCAAGAGTTGCAGAAATTTATTTTGATACAAGCAGATGTGACAAAAAACAATGCTGATCATCAGGCTTTATTGAAACGCTTTGGATTATTTGGTCCGCCTGGAATTTTGATCTTTGACATCAATGCAGAAGAGTTAAAAGATCAACGCGTGATTGGCTATATGCCACCACAACGTTTTATTGAACGCTTGAAAAGAGCCTTGGGAAATTAA
- the hemB gene encoding porphobilinogen synthase gives MKSQANSILSFPAHRPRRMRRDDWSRRLIQENQLSTSDLIYPVFLLEGTNQSQAVSSMPGVNRVSLDLLFNIAQECVSLGIPVLALFPVIDATLKTPDGKEAFNPNGLVPNAVRELKKRFPNLGIMTDVALDPYTSHGQDGVLDDQGRILNDETTAILVQQAVTQAEAGVDIVAPSDMMDGRIGKIREALEQENLIHTRIMAYSAKYASAFYGPFRDAVGSAKNLGKADKKTYQMDCANTDEALREVALDINEGADMVMVKPGMPYLDIVRRVRDEFHYPTYAYQVSGEYAMLKAAAQNGWLDHDAVMMESLLAFKRAGADGILTYFALEAARLLKASK, from the coding sequence ATGAAATCACAAGCTAACTCTATATTGAGCTTTCCGGCTCATCGTCCTCGTCGTATGCGGCGCGATGATTGGTCGCGTCGCCTGATACAAGAAAATCAACTCAGTACAAGCGATCTAATCTACCCAGTATTTTTACTTGAGGGCACCAATCAATCTCAAGCCGTTAGTTCCATGCCTGGGGTTAATCGCGTTTCACTCGATTTACTTTTTAACATTGCGCAAGAGTGTGTCTCCCTAGGTATTCCCGTCCTAGCACTCTTTCCAGTGATTGATGCAACTCTCAAAACACCTGACGGTAAAGAAGCGTTTAATCCGAACGGCTTAGTTCCAAATGCAGTGCGCGAGCTCAAGAAACGCTTCCCTAATTTAGGCATCATGACCGATGTAGCCCTTGACCCTTACACAAGCCATGGTCAAGATGGTGTTTTAGATGATCAAGGTCGCATCCTGAATGATGAGACAACAGCTATCTTGGTGCAGCAAGCTGTTACTCAGGCAGAGGCTGGTGTTGATATTGTTGCGCCATCGGACATGATGGATGGTCGTATTGGAAAAATTCGCGAAGCCCTAGAGCAAGAAAATCTGATTCATACCCGCATCATGGCTTATTCAGCTAAATATGCATCCGCTTTTTATGGCCCGTTTCGTGATGCAGTAGGTTCAGCAAAAAATCTAGGCAAAGCTGATAAAAAAACCTACCAAATGGATTGCGCTAATACTGACGAGGCTTTGCGGGAGGTTGCTCTTGATATTAACGAAGGTGCTGATATGGTGATGGTTAAACCTGGCATGCCCTACCTAGATATCGTTCGTAGAGTGCGTGATGAATTTCATTACCCAACTTATGCCTATCAAGTGAGTGGTGAGTACGCCATGCTCAAAGCTGCCGCACAAAATGGCTGGCTTGATCATGATGCTGTGATGATGGAATCATTGCTTGCATTTAAGCGTGCTGGTGCTGATGGTATCTTGACCTACTTTGCTCTTGAAGCTGCACGTCTTTTAAAAGCATCTAAGTAA
- the yihA gene encoding ribosome biogenesis GTP-binding protein YihA/YsxC, translating to MSKLFQARFATTVNDTHCLPATPLREVAFAGRSNAGKSSAINVLCNQKRLAFASKTPGRTQHINYFGLFAKDDLLAYLVDLPGYGYAAVNHETKYHWNALLSDYLQEREQLVGMVLIVDSRRGITELDEQMIQWFVPTGKPIHILLSKCDKLNKSECKHALEAVRKQLQQYDPALPDGHGDSKKLTAQLFSSTKRIGLEEADNIVIKWLFAAETQEDEITS from the coding sequence ATGTCTAAACTCTTTCAAGCCCGATTTGCAACCACAGTCAATGACACCCATTGCCTGCCTGCCACTCCACTCCGAGAGGTGGCCTTTGCTGGGCGCTCAAATGCGGGTAAATCCAGCGCAATTAATGTGCTTTGCAACCAAAAACGTCTTGCTTTTGCTAGTAAAACGCCTGGGCGCACCCAGCACATTAACTATTTTGGCCTTTTTGCAAAAGATGATCTCTTAGCCTATTTGGTGGATTTACCTGGATATGGCTATGCCGCCGTCAATCATGAGACCAAGTACCACTGGAATGCCCTTCTCAGCGATTATTTGCAGGAACGGGAGCAACTGGTCGGCATGGTGCTGATTGTGGACTCCAGACGCGGCATTACCGAACTGGACGAGCAAATGATTCAGTGGTTTGTCCCAACCGGCAAACCCATCCATATTTTGCTCAGCAAGTGCGACAAGCTCAATAAGAGTGAATGTAAGCATGCCTTAGAAGCCGTACGCAAACAGTTACAACAATACGATCCAGCGCTACCTGATGGCCATGGTGATTCCAAGAAACTTACGGCACAATTATTCTCCAGCACCAAGCGCATTGGTCTTGAAGAGGCCGACAATATTGTTATTAAATGGTTATTTGCAGCGGAGACTCAAGAAGATGAAATCACAAGCTAA
- a CDS encoding cytochrome c yields MRQTPQISKLTSLRAGFAVLSIFALSGLAAQAYAADPAPMAPAAEAKAAAPAKPKVDVAAGETLYNSGDATRGVVACITCHGPKGQSAVATWPKLSAQHAAYTAKQLKNFKEGTRANAIMMGMSMPLTEQDMINIGTFLSQQAPSQGVAQTKEALDLGKSIYGGGIASKGVPACAGCHSPNGAGIPAQYPRQGGQWAEYSYNQLVGFREGTRKNSTQMTTIATKLSDQEMKAVSDYMAGLH; encoded by the coding sequence ATGCGTCAAACCCCTCAAATCTCCAAATTAACTAGCTTACGTGCTGGCTTTGCAGTTCTATCTATTTTTGCTCTAAGCGGCCTTGCGGCACAAGCTTATGCCGCTGATCCAGCACCCATGGCCCCAGCTGCAGAGGCAAAGGCTGCTGCTCCAGCTAAGCCAAAAGTTGATGTCGCTGCTGGTGAGACACTCTATAACTCTGGAGATGCCACTCGCGGTGTTGTAGCCTGTATTACATGCCATGGCCCTAAGGGCCAGAGTGCTGTAGCAACTTGGCCCAAGTTATCTGCTCAGCATGCTGCATACACAGCAAAACAGTTGAAGAATTTCAAGGAAGGCACTAGAGCGAATGCCATCATGATGGGCATGTCTATGCCTTTAACTGAGCAAGATATGATCAATATTGGTACTTTCCTATCTCAGCAGGCTCCATCCCAAGGCGTGGCTCAAACCAAAGAAGCTCTTGATTTGGGTAAGAGTATTTATGGTGGCGGTATTGCATCGAAGGGCGTTCCAGCCTGCGCTGGTTGCCACAGCCCTAATGGTGCAGGCATTCCTGCGCAATACCCACGTCAAGGTGGACAGTGGGCCGAGTATTCCTACAATCAGTTAGTGGGTTTCCGTGAAGGCACTCGTAAAAATAGTACTCAGATGACAACGATTGCTACGAAGCTTTCTGATCAAGAGATGAAGGCAGTTTCTGATTACATGGCAGGCTTGCATTAA
- the lysA gene encoding diaminopimelate decarboxylase, which yields MTSKAIPLPDLAGFTERNGTWYAEEIPLLDLAKEFGTPLYVYSKKALTEAYQAYDKACVDSSGKRRARVHYAMKANSNLAVIDCFKKLGSGFDLVSGGELARALAIGADPKSLVFAGVGKSAHEIAQALKASVKCINVESIAELHQINRVATELNCRAPISLRVNPDVDAQTHPYISTGLKGNKFGIAYHEVLKTYREAALLSQIDVVGIDCHIGSQITNTAPYLDALDKVLELVTQLKKEGIEIHHLDLGGGLGISYGDDNPPDITEFTNTLLNRVAQRGFGHLDIVLEPGRSLVGNAGVLLTQVEYLKPGAEKNFCIVDAAMTELMRPALYEAYHGIVPVQTKQVASSTYDVVGPVCESGDWLGRDRQLAVEEGDLLAILSAGAYGFVMASNYNTRPKPAEIMVDGKNAYVIRARENIADLFTSETTLPD from the coding sequence ATGACAAGTAAAGCGATCCCACTCCCCGACTTAGCTGGATTTACAGAACGAAATGGTACTTGGTATGCAGAGGAAATTCCGTTGCTAGATTTGGCAAAGGAATTTGGCACACCCCTGTATGTCTATAGTAAAAAAGCATTGACCGAAGCTTATCAGGCCTATGACAAAGCTTGCGTAGATTCCTCTGGCAAAAGACGAGCTCGCGTTCACTATGCGATGAAGGCGAATAGCAACTTAGCAGTGATTGATTGCTTTAAAAAATTAGGCTCTGGCTTTGACTTAGTCAGCGGCGGTGAGTTAGCGCGCGCTCTTGCTATTGGCGCAGATCCAAAAAGTTTAGTGTTTGCCGGTGTTGGTAAATCTGCTCACGAAATTGCGCAAGCATTAAAAGCTAGCGTTAAGTGTATCAATGTAGAGTCAATTGCAGAGCTCCACCAAATTAATCGGGTTGCTACTGAGCTCAATTGCCGCGCCCCAATTTCCTTGCGCGTGAATCCCGATGTCGATGCACAAACGCATCCTTATATTTCTACTGGATTAAAGGGTAATAAATTTGGTATCGCTTATCACGAGGTTTTAAAGACATATCGTGAAGCCGCATTGCTGTCACAGATTGATGTAGTTGGTATTGATTGTCATATTGGTTCACAAATTACCAACACTGCACCCTATCTTGATGCGCTTGATAAAGTGCTCGAGTTAGTTACTCAATTGAAAAAAGAGGGTATTGAGATCCACCATCTGGATTTAGGTGGAGGCCTTGGTATTTCTTATGGCGATGACAACCCGCCTGATATTACTGAGTTCACCAACACCTTACTCAATCGCGTTGCTCAACGTGGCTTTGGGCATCTCGATATTGTCTTAGAGCCTGGTAGATCCTTAGTGGGTAATGCTGGCGTGCTCTTGACTCAAGTTGAGTATCTCAAGCCTGGTGCTGAGAAAAACTTTTGTATTGTGGATGCAGCAATGACAGAGTTGATGCGCCCAGCGCTCTACGAGGCTTATCACGGAATCGTTCCAGTTCAAACTAAGCAAGTTGCAAGCTCTACTTATGACGTCGTCGGACCCGTATGTGAATCTGGTGACTGGCTTGGAAGAGATCGTCAACTTGCGGTTGAAGAAGGTGATCTGCTAGCTATTCTGTCTGCTGGTGCTTATGGCTTTGTGATGGCTTCCAATTACAACACCAGGCCAAAACCTGCAGAGATCATGGTTGATGGCAAGAATGCATACGTCATTCGTGCTCGTGAAAATATTGCTGATCTCTTTACTAGTGAAACCACCTTGCCAGATTAA
- a CDS encoding lipoprotein — protein sequence MIAILKRTLGIGLLISLVGCGVRGPLYLPNVPPAPSPPAEPEPKGKLYPPQSPTAPNSTSAKQ from the coding sequence ATGATAGCGATTCTTAAAAGAACTCTTGGTATTGGCCTTCTAATATCCCTTGTTGGATGTGGGGTTAGAGGTCCCTTATATTTGCCAAATGTGCCGCCAGCACCTAGTCCTCCTGCTGAGCCAGAGCCTAAAGGCAAGCTCTATCCACCCCAAAGCCCTACAGCTCCTAACTCCACATCGGCCAAGCAATGA
- the cyaY gene encoding iron donor protein CyaY, with the protein MKPGNLTVETIDDKQFYQLGSNLLESIEVALEAADDALDLDLDVERQGGNVINIRFRDRSVIVVNTQPPLHEIWVAAKSGGYHYRWAGTLSSPMWLDTKTGRELLGDLSEFASAQAGQMITIGLLQK; encoded by the coding sequence ATGAAGCCAGGCAATTTAACTGTAGAAACGATTGACGATAAGCAATTTTATCAATTGGGTAGTAATTTATTGGAGTCGATAGAGGTAGCCCTAGAAGCCGCAGACGATGCACTAGACCTCGATCTGGATGTGGAGCGCCAAGGTGGAAACGTCATCAACATTCGGTTTAGAGATCGCAGTGTGATTGTGGTCAACACCCAGCCCCCTCTACACGAGATTTGGGTAGCGGCTAAATCGGGCGGCTATCACTATCGTTGGGCGGGTACCTTATCTTCTCCGATGTGGTTGGATACTAAAACTGGACGCGAATTGCTGGGCGACCTATCCGAATTTGCCAGTGCTCAAGCTGGTCAGATGATCACTATTGGCCTACTTCAGAAATAA
- the aroB gene encoding 3-dehydroquinate synthase, whose amino-acid sequence MKTLEVDLGDRSYPIHIGTDLIDQAELFSACEKATSIYIVSNTTVAPLYAERLTKTLEKLGKPVRTIVLPDGESYKDWKNLQLIFDDLLKYGADRQTMLVALGGGVIGDMTGFAAASFMRGIRFIQVPTTLLSQVDSSVGGKTGINHPLGKNMIGAFHQPVAVIADLNTLKTLPARELSAGLAEVIKHGAIADAEFLSWIEVNAKALLACDTAAMAHAVLRSCEIKSAVVSADEREGGIRATLNFGHTFGHAIEAGMGYGEWLHGEAVGCGMVMGADLSRRLNFITQDEVNRLTQIIQSMNLPITPPKFGAQRYMELMQVDKKTEGGQIRYVVLEKIGKAQIKSVPDAQVIETLTATGAV is encoded by the coding sequence ATGAAAACATTAGAAGTTGATCTAGGTGATCGTAGCTACCCCATTCATATTGGTACAGATTTAATAGATCAAGCAGAATTATTTAGTGCCTGTGAAAAAGCAACATCAATTTATATTGTTAGCAATACGACTGTTGCCCCTTTATATGCAGAGCGCCTCACCAAGACTTTAGAGAAACTAGGTAAACCAGTCAGGACGATTGTCTTGCCTGACGGAGAGTCTTATAAGGACTGGAAAAATCTTCAGTTGATTTTTGATGACCTCCTCAAATATGGGGCCGATCGTCAAACGATGTTGGTGGCTTTAGGTGGTGGCGTTATTGGAGATATGACCGGCTTTGCTGCTGCTAGCTTTATGCGCGGTATTCGCTTCATTCAAGTCCCAACAACCTTATTGTCTCAAGTGGACTCTTCTGTTGGTGGCAAGACCGGTATCAACCATCCGCTCGGAAAAAATATGATCGGAGCATTTCATCAGCCAGTAGCGGTTATTGCTGACCTCAATACCTTGAAGACATTGCCTGCTCGCGAACTCTCTGCAGGTCTAGCTGAAGTGATTAAACATGGTGCGATTGCAGATGCTGAGTTCTTAAGTTGGATTGAAGTAAATGCAAAAGCTTTACTAGCTTGCGACACCGCCGCAATGGCGCATGCGGTCTTACGCTCTTGCGAAATTAAATCAGCTGTAGTGTCAGCCGATGAAAGAGAAGGTGGCATTCGAGCCACATTGAATTTCGGGCATACCTTTGGTCATGCGATCGAAGCGGGCATGGGCTATGGCGAGTGGTTGCATGGTGAAGCTGTTGGCTGCGGCATGGTCATGGGTGCAGACCTCTCAAGACGCCTAAACTTCATCACTCAAGATGAAGTTAACCGCCTCACTCAAATCATTCAATCCATGAATCTGCCGATAACACCGCCCAAGTTTGGCGCACAACGTTATATGGAATTAATGCAAGTAGATAAAAAGACTGAGGGCGGACAAATCCGCTACGTCGTTTTAGAGAAGATTGGCAAAGCCCAAATTAAGAGCGTTCCCGATGCTCAGGTTATAGAGACCTTAACAGCGACCGGGGCAGTTTAA
- a CDS encoding shikimate kinase, which yields MNSSSNNIFLIGLMGAGKSTVGKLLAKKLGRRFLDADHVIEDRCGVKIPVIFEMEGEDGFRKREAQAINDITAEHDVILATGGGAVLLPENRQFLSERGLVIYLHANPIELWHRTKGGEGRPLLKNGDAKKILENLYAVRDPLYREIADYIIETGKPSVNQLVNTLIMQLELSA from the coding sequence GTGAACTCTTCATCCAACAATATCTTTCTCATTGGCCTCATGGGCGCTGGGAAGTCGACCGTCGGTAAATTGCTAGCCAAGAAATTAGGGCGTCGCTTTTTAGATGCTGACCATGTGATTGAAGATCGTTGTGGAGTCAAGATTCCTGTCATCTTCGAAATGGAAGGTGAAGATGGATTTCGCAAGCGTGAGGCTCAGGCCATTAATGACATCACAGCCGAACATGATGTCATTTTGGCAACCGGTGGCGGTGCCGTGCTTCTGCCTGAGAATCGACAATTTCTTAGTGAAAGAGGATTGGTAATTTATCTCCACGCCAATCCCATAGAGTTATGGCATCGCACTAAAGGTGGTGAAGGTCGGCCACTCCTGAAAAATGGTGATGCAAAAAAGATTTTAGAAAACCTATACGCTGTTCGTGACCCTTTATATCGCGAAATCGCTGACTATATTATTGAGACTGGAAAGCCCAGCGTCAATCAGCTAGTCAACACCCTCATAATGCAACTCGAACTTTCCGCATAA
- a CDS encoding secretin and TonB N-terminal domain-containing protein: MGNTNFLLSESIQGKISIDLKDTPWQTALHSILASRGLRLVRNGDIYWIGPHAEIQSFQKFRREDAALPFGGDHINSPRQILIEARIVEADQRFARELGVKLGYQANGIGNRSDQNASANLDLSGTGLAGFNPATLAATLVSKNAAQLLQMELSALESDGQGKILSNPRIMTGDQVKATIEQGTELPYQVSSQSGSKLQFRKANLRLEVLPKIHPDGKISMLVGINKDTIGMKTEQGYAIDTKNLSSEVTVENGGTAIIGGIFQTTERDDEIKVPLLGDIPLIGHLFRHKSKLADKTELLVFLTPTVLDKH, encoded by the coding sequence ATGGGAAATACCAATTTTCTCCTTAGCGAATCTATTCAGGGCAAAATTTCGATCGATCTCAAGGACACTCCCTGGCAAACTGCCCTCCATTCCATATTGGCTAGCAGAGGCTTGCGCCTGGTCAGAAATGGCGATATTTACTGGATTGGCCCTCATGCAGAAATTCAAAGTTTTCAGAAATTTCGTCGGGAGGATGCTGCCCTACCTTTTGGGGGTGATCATATTAATAGCCCCCGCCAGATCCTGATAGAAGCTCGCATCGTCGAAGCTGATCAGCGCTTTGCCCGTGAACTCGGCGTGAAGTTGGGATATCAAGCCAATGGCATTGGTAACCGCTCGGACCAAAACGCAAGCGCAAACCTTGATCTCTCAGGTACTGGCTTGGCTGGATTCAACCCAGCCACCTTGGCTGCCACCCTGGTATCTAAGAATGCGGCCCAACTCTTGCAAATGGAGCTCTCAGCACTCGAGTCTGATGGCCAGGGCAAAATTCTCTCGAACCCCCGCATCATGACCGGAGATCAGGTTAAAGCCACAATTGAGCAGGGAACTGAACTGCCGTATCAAGTGAGCTCTCAAAGCGGGAGTAAATTGCAATTTCGTAAAGCCAATTTACGCCTAGAGGTCTTACCCAAAATTCATCCCGATGGAAAGATCTCCATGTTAGTAGGGATCAATAAAGACACCATTGGCATGAAAACTGAACAGGGTTATGCGATTGATACTAAAAATCTCAGTTCTGAGGTCACCGTTGAAAATGGAGGTACCGCCATCATTGGGGGCATCTTTCAAACTACCGAACGTGATGACGAGATCAAAGTTCCACTCCTAGGCGATATTCCATTGATAGGGCATTTATTTCGCCATAAATCCAAATTGGCAGATAAAACTGAACTATTAGTCTTCTTAACCCCCACCGTGCTGGACAAACACTAA